In the Primulina eburnea isolate SZY01 unplaced genomic scaffold, ASM2296580v1 ctg739_ERROPOS11973397, whole genome shotgun sequence genome, one interval contains:
- the LOC140821795 gene encoding ascorbate transporter, chloroplastic-like, whose product MAIGAVVSHRNFGSFIASGHQTGERSTIAATRCRNRNMIYREMYPPRGRFSLSLAHILPQNRFHSEGESLITYSLFHTKANPPLSVPVPHQLKKKFNASFNTRRISGISRRRHCFAFLDRIFQSGKSDKICFIERQVLLSKRSTTMRTRANFKSEELDIRESGLESLVSPEGVSGAVLLEGVEQGKPWWEQFPKRWVMVLLCFSAFLLCNMDRVNMSIAILPMSKEFNWNSATVGLIQSSFFWGYLLTQIVGGIWADKIGGKVVLGFGVVWWSAATILTPLAARLGLPFLLVMRAFMGIGEGVAMPAMNNLLSKWIPVSERSRSLALVYSGMYLGSVIGLAFSPMLINKFGWPSVFYSFGSLGTIWFAMWLSKAYSSPKEDPHLSMEEKALILGGSLSKGPVSEIPWKKILSKAPVWALIISHFCHNWGTFILLTWMPTYYNQVLKFNLTESGLLCVLPWLTMAVFANIGGWIADTLVSKGLSITSVRKIMQTIGFLGPAFFLTQLSKVNTPALAVLCMACSQGSDAFSQSGLYSNHQDIGPRYAGVLLGLSNTAGVLAGVFGTAATGYILQKGSWDDVFKVAVVLYIIGTLVWNLFSTGEKVLE is encoded by the exons GTCATCAAACTGGAGAGCGATCAACCATTGCTGCTACACGCTGTAGAAATCGTAATATGATTTACAGGGAGATGTATCCACCTCGGGGAAGATTTTCACTCAGCTTGGCACACATCCTACCTCAAAACAGATTCCATTCTGAAGGCGAAAGTTTAATAACTTACTCATTGTTCCACACAAAAGCAAATCCGCCTCTGTCCGTGCCTGTTCCACACCAACTAAAAAAAAAGTTCAATGCGTCCTTTAATACAAGAAGAATAAGTGGAATAAGCAGGCGTCGTCATTGTTTTGCTTTCCTTGATAGAATTTTTCAATCTGGGAAGTCtgataaaatttgttttattgaAAGACAAGTGCTGCTTTCGAAGCGCTCAACAACGATGAGGACTAGAGCGAACTTCAAATCTGAAGAGCTTGACATAAGAGAAAGTGGGTTGGAGTCACTTGTATCACCCGAGGGGGTGAGTGGAGCAGTATTACTCGAAGGAGTTGAGCAAGGGAAACCATGGTGGGAGCAGTTCCCAAAGCGCTGGGTGATGGTGCTGCTTTGTTTTTCTGCATTTCTGCTATGTAATATGGACCGT GTGAATATGAGTATAGCTATACTTCCAATGTCAAAGGAATTCAACTGGAACAGTGCTACTGTTGGTCTAATTCAGTCTTCTTTCTTCTGGGGATATCTTCTCACACAG ATTGTTGGGGGCATTTGGGCTGATAAAATTGGTGGGAAGGTAGTTCTTGGCTTTGGAGTAGTTTGGTGGTCTGCTGCTACAATATTGACACCTTTAGCTGCCAGATTAGGGCTTCCATTCTTGCTTGTCATGCGTGCCTTCATGGGAATTGGCGAG GGAGTTGCTATGCCTGCTATGAACAATTTGTTGTCTAAATGGATTCCTGTCTCTGAGAGGAGCAGATCTCTTGCGCTGGTATACAGCGGCATGTATCTTGGTTCAGTGATAGGATTGGCCTTCTCGCCTATGTTGATCAACAAATTTGGGTGGCCATCtgtattttattcctttggATCACTTGGAACCATCTGGTTTGCAATGTGGTTGAGCAAA GCGTACAGCTCACCAAAAGAAGATCCACATCTgagcatggaagaaaaagcactGATCTTGGGAGGCTCCCTATCCAAGGGACCTGTTTCTGAAATTCCATGGAAGAAAATTCTATCAAAAGCACCTGTTTGGGCTCTGATTATCTCCCATTTCTGTCATAATTGGGGAACGTTTATTCTTTTGACATGGATGCCTACCTACTATAACCAG GTGTTGAAGTTTAACCTCACCGAATCTGGACTACTGTGTGTGCTGCCATGGCTGACCATGGCTGTTTTTGCTAATATAGGTGGTTGGATTGCAGATACCCTTGTGAGCAAAGGCCTTTCCATTACATCAGTTCGCAAG ATAATGCAAACAATTGGATTTTTGGGTCCAGCTTTCTTCCTAACACAACTTAGTAAAGTGAATACACCTGCTTTAGCAGTGCTGTGCATGGCCTGCAGTCAG GGATCAGATGCATTCTCTCAGTCCGGGCTATACTCGAATCACCAAGATATTGGGCCACGCTATGCT GGAGTCTTGCTAGGACTTTCTAACACAGCTGGTGTACTTGCTGGCGTCTTTGGTACTGCTGCAACTGGATACATACTCCAAAAGG GTTCTTGGGATGACGTGTTCAAAGTGGCCGTCGTGTTATACATCATCGGCACTTTGGTGTGGAACCTCTTCTCCACGGGTGAGAAAGTTCTCGAGTGA